From the genome of Papaver somniferum cultivar HN1 unplaced genomic scaffold, ASM357369v1 unplaced-scaffold_46, whole genome shotgun sequence:
ccaaattcaatttggaaatcgagtaaTTACAATATTAGGACTGTTTTtaccaaattaatatataaaaggggaaaaatccacatattttccgcaaaaataaaaggaaaactaaataaaatttaCACGTatcctccacctatttaatgtatttcccccgccacaccaaataaaaaatacatctcCCTGGGGCCCCCGCGCAcacaaaatcaaaaatgcattgacACAGGATGGGGCGAAGCTCccgcgcacaccaagttaaaaggaaaaaataaaataaatatgcaCATATTTTCCActtatttaatgtatttgccccGCCACGCCAAATCTAATATACATCTCCACGGGGCTGGGCGAAGCCCTGCGCATACGAAATCAAGAATGCATCATCACAGGACgcatacaaaatcaaaaatacatcttcaCAGGGTGAGGCGAAGCCGCGCGTacaacaaatcaaaaatacaatgCCACGGGGCGGGGTGAAACCccgcacaccaagttaaaagaaaaaatatgcgCACCGGGAACAAATCTAGTGAATTATTAAAAGCCTATTAGAGTGCATGTTTGAGTACAAAGATCATTTAATACCCAaaatttcttatttatttattttttggccctagatttaattgtttttagattgtgaattttatatttataagatttttttatttttttattggaaATTTAGGTTATTCACTTCTTTCTTGACATTACATGATGTGGTATGTTTATTTATTACTGACCGGATTGGGATATACAAAAATTTAATTGGACTTGGTTTATAGGATAAGGGGTGTCCAAACAGAATAAAATTACCTAAatacgttaacaaaattctttttCTTCCCAACCTCAACATTGTTCATTCTTCCCCCTACCTAACAACAATAActtcttatttttcatagtttTTTCTCCTTCTACGTCATTAAATCTCAAGAAAACATCTCAAATGAACTCATTCTCCTTCCCAACTTAAAGACCAgtattttattttgttgtttgaatGACAAATGAGGACAGaaaattgaaattgttgatttgcagTTATATAGTCGTCAGAGTATCTCTTCATCGACCCCTTGATGactttttaagttttattttggTCGTCAACTTCTTGGGATGAATATCGTGACGACTTTCATCCCTCAAAGTAACATTCATAGGGTCGTCATGATATTCACCCCAAATATTGACGTACGACTAGTTGGCGGATATGATTAGTCGTCAGGTTATGAAAATCTAAATCATGTCGACTAATACTGTCAAAAACTTATTTTACCTATGTTCCATTTTGTAATTAGTTATAGGGTTTTCAAAACCTAACTTGTCGATTAGGTTATTGTTACATTCCCTAATGTGTAAAGATAAAGTAAGCACGACTAGATTTTTTCTATTTAGATGCCATTTATGCGCAACGCACGGGGGCACAACTAGTATCTATATAAATGGGTTAAGAGTTTCAGCCCCTATTCATAATCTTATCTCATTTTTgggttgtgtttttttttcttttcttttgataccCTAGACTAGTGATCTCTAGAATACTTCCAATCTCCTTAAATTGGAGTGGATTCTGACAATTACGGGGTTCGAATCCCTACCTCCTCAGTGAGGGGAGAATAAGAACCATCAGACCACTTGATGATTTTCATCTCATTTCCAGGTTCAGTAATCCTAATAAGGAGATTCATCGGTTATGGATATGGTAGCATAATCTTATACCCCGTTTGTTTGGATTTAACTCAGTGCTTTGAATTTCGTATGTCATTCGATTCCGCTCGAATTAGATGTGAGGTCATTCTTTTTTAACCTTCTGATGTGAAACTCGAGGTTATACTAGGCTCTCGTTGATATCTTCAATGTGCGATTAACTACCTCACTTTTCCCGTCCGTCTGCGGATGATAGGAGGAACTGAAGTTGAATGCAGTACCATTCAGCTGAAACAATTCTCTCCAGAAAGCACTTGTAAAGGCTGGATCTCTATCACGGACAATTTATCTTCGCATTCCATGCAAACGAAATATATTATCAAAGAAAACTTTAGCTATCCCAACAGCTGTATATGGATGAGAGATGGCAGTAAAATGTGCATACTTCGACAACCGATCAACTACAACAAAAATAGTAGTCTTACCGCTCGATGCAGGAAACCCGTCAATGAAGTCCATATATATGTCTTCCCATATCTGACAAGGGATTGATAGAGGTTGGAGGAGTCCGACAGGTGAAAGTTTTTCAGTCTTATGACGATGGCATGAATCACAGTTCTTTATATacaggggttagtccacgagtgagttgggggtgtttaatgtattttgaatcttggggattttgagggagtgtaagagagtatagggagtttgataggtttggtgttttgagtgtagggagtctaagagactctcccaaaatctctacttttttgagagatttggagtgaggcaaaaatacactggaaactcCCTATAACTCCCCAAAACAAACCAACTCCTaccattctaatttttaccactaacagggagtttaagagtttgtttcaagctcccccacgactaacggggttttctagggagtttgggagactcttttaaactctcccacgactgacgggaattttgagagactccttcgaactcccctaCAGACTAATGGGTGAAAacccaactacacccaactcccacaactcccttgaggactaacacacTGATAGTTTTGATCCTTTTCCTCATTCTCGTCCAGTAGAAATTAGAGCGAATTCTCTAAAAGTCTTGACGAAACCTTCATTCGTGCTGCCATGAAACTGATCTGCTATATCTGTAATGAGTGGTGAGTGTTCTTCCAAGTAAATTTTATCCTTGTAGAACAAAATGTCATTCACTAATTTCCAAGGTCCTATAGCTAGGGGTGTGCAGAAAAAACGAAACCGCGGATTTCACCCGTATTCGTtcgcaaaattgcgggtgaaacccAATCCGCAAGATCTTTGGGCCGGATACGGGTGGGAATCTCAAATCCGCATGCGGTGCGGTTGCGGTTGGAAATGAAAACCGCGGATTTACCCGCACCGTAGGACATGAAAGGAATTTGATAGAAATATTAAGGATAGTATGGGAACTATGAGTTTATATATAAACAAGGGAGGTTTTGcagaaccaacttaaaagtgaagtATTGAAAATTGAGGAATAAACTATGCAAGCAGTTGCTGGAGCTATCAAGGAGTGCGAGCTAAGAAAAATACTTGATGAGGTGTCGCCAAAGAACATTCAGAAGCTTAATAAGCTTATAGCTGCGAATGATGAAGAGATAGGGTTATGACTGCTCATTGGAAACTTAAAACTAGAGAACTGGAAGCACAGGTATGTGTCTTTTCAAACACTATGTAAAACTTACATTCTATCTGAGTTTATACTTCACTCTAAAGATTTCATCCATGCTTAGTTATGAATTGTATGGTCTATGATACAGTTGGAGAAACATCGTAGAGCTGATCAAGATGTGAAAAAGAGGGTGTTGAAGTTAGAATTTTGTCTTCGGGATGCTCGAGCACAGACTCGGAAGCTGCAGAGGGTATTAAATCCTACTTCTGTGATTTTTTTTTgactaaatccgcggttaatccgcatccggtccgTACAATTCGCTGATCCGTAGAGGTCAAATCCGCgagtgattgggccggtcacggttcaattttccaaatccgcaactttgacagtttggttgcgggtgacccctaatccgcaaccgtccgtccgttgcacacccctacctATAGCTTCATCTTCTTGTACTAACTGAACAAGCCTTTTAAGGGAGGATCTGACCTGGTTTCGTCTTTTATAACCTCAATCCAGTTGGGCGATGGAAGAGATAGGACATaagctttttcttcttctagttgaCTTATCCTGGAGAGTGCATCATCAATAACATTTTTTTTCCCCTTTTTGTACACAATGGTAAAATCATACCCCATTAGCTTGAGTTTCTGAAATGCCTTTTCAGCGAGCAAACTCCATTGAAACGAATCTTTCTTAAGCATATTCGTAAGTGCAGCTGCAATTTTACCGTAATTCTGGATAAATTTATAGTAATAACCGGTTAAACCCAAGAACCCTCGCAATGCTTTAAGTGATTCCGGCTTTGGCCATTGTTGCATTGTTTCAATTTTTTCTGGGTCTACTGCTACACCTGCACTTGATATTACATTACCTAGGTACCTGACTTCCTTTTGCGCAAAGTCACATTTCTCATATTTGACATACAGTTGGTGAGATTCTAATATAGAGAATACAATTTCTAAATTATCCTAATGTTCAGACCATGACCTACATTATATTAAGATGTCATCGAAAAAGACTAAAACAAGCTTTTTTAATGAGCTTTGGATACCTCATTCATAAGTGTTTGGAATGTTGAAGGAGCATTTGTGAGACCGAAAGGCATCACCAAGAACTCGTAGTTCCCATGATGAGTTCTGAAGGCTATCTTCTCAATGTCACTAGGATGCATCCTCACTTGATGATAATCGGAACGCAGATCCAACTTCGTAAAAAACTGAGCGCGATTTAATTCATCCAAAAGCTCGTTAATCACCGGTATAGGAAATTTATCCTTAACTGCAATCTAATTTAGAGCCTTATAGTCGACACACATCCGCCAAGAACCATCATGCTTCTTAACTAAGATCACTGGTCATGAGTACGGGTTGTTACTCAAACGTACGACCCCAGTAGACAACATTTCATCAACCAACTTCTCTATCTCAGTTTTTTGGAAATAAGGGAAACAATACGGATTGATAGAGACAGGTCCTTGTCCATGGTAGAACGAAATCTTATGATCTTGTTCACGTTTAGGAGGAAGTCCTTGAGTTTGAGCTAGCACCCTGTGATATTTAACAAGAATCCCATGTACTTGTGCATTAGGACGATGCAAAGAATTAGTTGGTGCAGCTGTTAACGAATATAATTGCAAAAAAAGGCCTTCCCTCTTCTTACTTGCAGCATGTTGGATTTTCACATCATTAACCACCACATTTTCTGGTGTCGATAACCCTTGCAGAATTACCTCCTTTCCATCCACATTGATTCGCATATGCAGTTTGAGTCCTAGTGTACTCAGCCATTGAGTTCCCAAGACAGCATCACAACCCTCCAGAGGTAAAACATAAAAATCAACTAGCATAGGAAATCCTTTTAAGCTTAATAGGGTTTGGAAACACTTACTAAAACTGATTAGCTTCTCACCTGATGCCACCATCTCCTCTAATCGACCACTGAAACAGGCCGCAATCCCACCTTCTACGCTACCCTTTCACTTATAAAATTGTGAGTACTTCCAGAATCTATGAGTACTGTGATAGCCTTATTACAGATACTACCTTGCACTCACATGGTCAGAGGTGCTAGAGTTCCAACAATTGCGTGCAAACAAATTTCAGGCGTCTCATCATTTTGGTCGACAACATTATCAACTTCGATTTCCATTTCAATATCATCATCACTATCTTCAATATAAGCTTGAATCATGAATAATTTCTTGCAGCAGTGACCAGGACCAAATTTCTGATTACACCTAAAACAAATTTCTTGTCTTCTTCGCTCATTAAGCTCATCGGTAGTCATTCTCCTCACAATGGTGCTTACTGAATTTTGTATGTTAACTGTAGTATTTTGGGTAGTAGAATGACGAGGCACTTGATTGATTTTTGAAGAACTAGGTGTGTGTTTCTTATGTGATTCATCTCTAGTCTCATAGAGACGTGCTAGACCAATGGCATATGCAAGGGTAGTGGGTTTGTTTGCTTGCACATCAGTACGAATATTAGGAAACAAACCACTAGTAAACATACCGACCTGCTGAATTTAAGGTATTGGCCCTGCCTTAGCCAACAATTTTTCAAACTTGATATGGAAGTCCTGAACGGTGGTGGTCTAGCTTAGCTTTGACAACTCCCCGAAGAAATCCATGTACTGATTTGGACCAAATCTAACATACAAGTTCTCCTTATACTCATCCCAAGAAATATAGATCATCTCTTGTTTCAATAGATGGTACCAAAACTGTGCATCTCCTTCGAGGTGGAAACCTACCAAAGGAACTTGGTCTACTAGT
Proteins encoded in this window:
- the LOC113342675 gene encoding uncharacterized protein LOC113342675, with protein sequence MHPSDIEKIAFRTHHGNYEFLVMPFGLTNAPSTFQTLMNEDNLEIVFSILESHQLYVKYEKCDFAQKEVRYLGNVISSAGVAVDPEKIETMQQWPKPESLKALRGFLGLTGYYYKFIQNYGKIAAALTNMLKKDSFQWSLLAEKAFQKLKLMGYDFTIVYKKGKKNVIDDALSRISQLEEEKAYVLSLPSPNWIEVIKDETRSDPPLKGLFS